From Solidesulfovibrio carbinoliphilus subsp. oakridgensis, the proteins below share one genomic window:
- a CDS encoding cytochrome c3 family protein yields MRSKVMLSTLVVLVFTLAMATAAFSEGGKFSEIVDAKSTLCYPLELTFKRPSGVLTTSFVPVKFSHGQHANIACTTCHHMWDGKGPVEGCATAGCHDNLKERQEATSYFRAFHDKNSETSCLGCHMKTNIVRKEKGQKPLSVAPCSNNGCHVAQK; encoded by the coding sequence ATGCGTTCCAAGGTCATGCTTTCCACGTTGGTCGTTCTGGTGTTCACCCTGGCCATGGCCACGGCGGCCTTTAGCGAGGGCGGCAAGTTCAGCGAAATCGTCGACGCGAAGTCCACGCTGTGCTACCCCCTGGAACTCACGTTCAAGCGCCCGTCCGGGGTGCTGACCACAAGCTTTGTGCCGGTCAAGTTTTCCCATGGCCAGCATGCCAACATCGCCTGCACCACCTGCCACCACATGTGGGACGGCAAGGGCCCGGTCGAGGGATGCGCCACGGCCGGTTGCCACGACAATCTCAAGGAACGTCAGGAAGCCACTTCCTATTTCCGCGCCTTCCATGACAAAAATTCCGAAACCAGCTGCCTGGGCTGCCACATGAAGACCAACATCGTGCGCAAGGAAAAGGGCCAGAAGCCCCTTTCCGTGGCCCCCTGCTCCAACAACGGCTGCCACGTCGCCCAGAAGTAA
- a CDS encoding VOC family protein, which produces MAEDTSKQGVFSWNELMTRDVAGAKAFYGGLLGWTLEDAPMPEMGMTYTLAKVGDIPVGGIMPMPPEVGPDMPSVWGSYVNVDDVDAAAQKAVELGGTVYKEPTDIPGVGRFCVIGDPQGAVLSLIKFLPMGA; this is translated from the coding sequence ATGGCCGAGGATACGAGCAAACAGGGCGTTTTCAGCTGGAACGAACTGATGACCCGGGACGTCGCCGGGGCCAAGGCCTTTTACGGCGGCCTGCTCGGCTGGACTCTCGAAGACGCGCCCATGCCGGAGATGGGCATGACCTACACCCTGGCCAAGGTCGGCGACATTCCGGTCGGCGGCATCATGCCCATGCCGCCCGAGGTCGGTCCGGACATGCCGTCGGTGTGGGGGAGCTATGTCAATGTGGACGACGTGGATGCCGCGGCCCAAAAGGCCGTGGAACTCGGCGGCACGGTGTACAAGGAACCGACCGACATCCCGGGTGTCGGCCGGTTCTGCGTCATCGGCGACCCCCAGGGCGCGGTTCTGTCCCTGATCAAGTTTTTGCCGATGGGCGCGTGA
- a CDS encoding cyclase family protein, with the protein MADGRAPGLPAGGEAGWYDISLPLTGATAAVPGDPPFRRRLFLRHETDGCEAGAWRLSAHAGTHLDFPAHFFPNGKRAGDYPAAAFVLPALVVDCGQAWTLGPDVLSGLETVPGEAVLLRTRNSTERLFAGPEFPETFAAANPALALELVRRQAGLVGIDGLSIEPLADPLYPVHNILLGAGLPILEGLVLAAVPPGRHTLSCLPLAVPEAEASPVRAILFPACLPGGRPA; encoded by the coding sequence ATGGCGGACGGGCGGGCGCCTGGCCTTCCCGCCGGCGGGGAGGCGGGCTGGTATGACATCTCCCTGCCCCTGACCGGGGCAACGGCGGCCGTGCCCGGCGACCCGCCCTTTCGCCGCCGCCTTTTCCTGCGCCACGAAACCGACGGTTGCGAGGCCGGAGCCTGGCGTCTGTCCGCCCACGCCGGGACGCACCTCGACTTTCCGGCCCATTTTTTCCCAAACGGCAAACGGGCCGGCGATTACCCGGCCGCCGCTTTCGTCCTGCCGGCCCTGGTCGTGGATTGCGGCCAGGCCTGGACCCTCGGCCCGGATGTCCTTTCCGGCCTCGAAACCGTGCCCGGCGAGGCCGTGCTCTTGCGCACCCGCAATTCCACGGAGCGGCTCTTTGCCGGGCCGGAATTTCCCGAAACCTTTGCCGCGGCCAACCCGGCCCTGGCCCTGGAACTGGTGCGGCGACAAGCCGGCCTGGTCGGCATCGACGGCTTAAGCATCGAGCCCCTGGCCGATCCGCTCTATCCTGTCCACAACATCCTTCTCGGCGCAGGCCTGCCCATCCTGGAGGGCCTTGTCCTGGCGGCCGTGCCGCCCGGCCGCCATACCCTGTCCTGCCTGCCGCTCGCCGTGCCCGAGGCCGAGGCCTCGCCGGTGCGGGCCATCCTGTTTCCCGCGTGCCTTCCCGGCGGCCGGCCGGCCTGA
- a CDS encoding M24 family metallopeptidase produces MPTALERLPESELSSRLAKCRTALAQVAPTAGGLLVFSRLAIYYLTGTWANGVLWLPVAGEPVLLCRKGRERAVLESPLPTILPFRSFGDIIPLCRDAGSPLSTVCAAEQGGLAWNLAELLAARLPGVSFVPGDAALAMAQARKSEWELAKMRLCGARHAEGLMKRLPLAIAPGMTERDIARRCWDAFFDLGHQGQLRMSGGDEIFLGHIAAGDSANYPSVFNGPVGLRGEHPALPFSGDAGTVWKKGEVLTIDNGFALEGYSTDKTQVYFAGKAAAIPDAVRTGHDFCVRVQQAVAERLKPGAIPSELYALSLSMAAKEGMEEGFMGLGGNKVRFLGHGIGLAIDGWPALAKGFDAPIEAGMTLALEPKFGLAGIGMVGVENTFEVTPAGGRCLTGEAYDMICID; encoded by the coding sequence ATGCCAACCGCCCTCGAACGTCTGCCCGAATCGGAACTGTCCTCCCGCCTTGCCAAGTGCCGCACCGCCCTGGCCCAGGTCGCGCCCACGGCTGGCGGTCTCCTCGTCTTCTCCCGGCTCGCCATCTACTACCTGACCGGCACCTGGGCCAACGGGGTGCTGTGGCTGCCCGTGGCCGGCGAGCCGGTGCTGCTGTGCCGCAAGGGCCGGGAGCGGGCCGTGCTCGAGTCCCCGCTCCCGACCATTTTGCCCTTCCGGTCCTTTGGCGACATCATCCCGCTTTGCCGGGATGCCGGCAGCCCCCTTTCCACGGTCTGCGCCGCCGAGCAGGGCGGGCTGGCCTGGAACCTGGCGGAACTGCTGGCCGCAAGGCTCCCCGGCGTCTCGTTCGTGCCCGGCGACGCCGCCCTGGCCATGGCCCAGGCCCGCAAATCCGAGTGGGAGCTGGCCAAGATGCGCCTTTGCGGGGCCCGCCACGCCGAAGGGCTCATGAAACGCCTGCCCCTGGCCATCGCCCCGGGCATGACCGAACGGGACATCGCCCGCCGCTGTTGGGACGCCTTTTTCGACCTCGGCCACCAGGGACAGTTGCGCATGAGCGGGGGCGACGAAATCTTTCTCGGCCACATCGCGGCCGGGGACAGCGCCAACTACCCGAGCGTCTTCAACGGCCCGGTGGGGCTTCGGGGCGAGCATCCGGCCCTGCCCTTTTCCGGGGACGCCGGCACGGTCTGGAAAAAGGGCGAGGTCTTGACCATCGACAACGGCTTTGCCCTGGAAGGCTACAGCACGGACAAGACCCAGGTCTATTTCGCGGGCAAGGCGGCGGCCATTCCGGATGCGGTCCGCACGGGCCACGACTTCTGCGTGCGGGTGCAGCAGGCCGTGGCCGAACGGCTCAAACCCGGGGCCATCCCGAGCGAACTCTATGCCCTGTCGCTGTCCATGGCCGCCAAGGAAGGCATGGAGGAGGGCTTCATGGGCCTTGGCGGCAACAAGGTCCGGTTCCTTGGCCACGGCATCGGCCTTGCCATCGACGGCTGGCCGGCCCTGGCCAAGGGGTTTGACGCGCCCATCGAGGCCGGCATGACCCTGGCCCTTGAGCCCAAGTTCGGCCTGGCCGGCATCGGCATGGTGGGCGTGGAGAACACCTTTGAGGTGACGCCGGCGGGCGGGCGATGCCTGACCGGCGAGGCCTACGACATGATCTGCATCGATTGA
- a CDS encoding DMT family transporter yields MTALPNNRLAWPAFFALVAATLLWGGSFIAMKIAMRGFSPLLVVFCRMVLASAVFGLLWRRLGGFRAAKGDWPGLVFMAFCEPCLYFVFEAKALTLTQASQAAMVTALLPLLTAVAAAWFLKEKLEGKAMAGLCLAVAGVGVMSASGEATGDAPYPVLGNFLEFLAMCCAVGYIVTAKRLAARHRPLYLTAVQSFTGAVFFAPVLFFTPFPETIAPGPALAVVFLGLGVTFVAYGLYNYGVSRAPAAKAAAFINLIPVFACLLSRVMLDETLTPAQWTGGLMALGGVALSARPGRKTPQEPSRRE; encoded by the coding sequence ATGACCGCTTTGCCAAACAATCGACTGGCCTGGCCGGCCTTTTTCGCGCTGGTCGCGGCCACGCTCCTGTGGGGCGGCTCGTTTATCGCCATGAAGATCGCCATGCGGGGTTTTTCGCCGCTATTGGTGGTCTTTTGCCGCATGGTCCTGGCCTCGGCCGTCTTCGGCCTCCTGTGGCGGCGGCTCGGAGGCTTTCGCGCCGCCAAGGGCGACTGGCCGGGGCTCGTGTTCATGGCGTTTTGCGAGCCATGCCTCTATTTCGTGTTCGAGGCCAAGGCGCTCACCCTGACCCAGGCCTCCCAGGCCGCCATGGTGACGGCGCTTTTGCCGCTTTTGACCGCGGTCGCGGCCGCCTGGTTCCTCAAGGAAAAACTCGAAGGGAAAGCCATGGCCGGCCTTTGTCTGGCCGTGGCCGGGGTCGGGGTCATGAGCGCCTCGGGCGAGGCGACGGGCGACGCGCCGTATCCGGTGCTCGGCAATTTCCTGGAATTTCTGGCCATGTGCTGCGCTGTTGGCTACATCGTGACCGCCAAGCGGCTGGCCGCGAGGCACAGGCCGCTGTATCTCACGGCCGTACAGAGCTTTACCGGCGCGGTCTTTTTCGCGCCGGTCCTTTTTTTCACGCCGTTTCCGGAAACCATCGCGCCCGGCCCGGCCCTGGCCGTGGTGTTCCTGGGCCTCGGCGTCACCTTCGTGGCCTACGGGCTCTACAACTACGGCGTGAGCCGCGCCCCGGCGGCCAAGGCCGCGGCGTTTATCAACCTCATTCCGGTCTTCGCCTGCCTGCTCTCCCGGGTCATGCTCGACGAGACCCTGACCCCGGCCCAGTGGACAGGCGGCCTCATGGCCCTCGGCGGCGTGGCCCTAAGCGCCCGCCCCGGCCGCAAGACGCCTCAGGAGCCTTCGCGCCGGGAATAG
- the mqnC gene encoding cyclic dehypoxanthinyl futalosine synthase: MPDRAIGRISLAEARALWEDEDVFSLGKKAHAARMALHPEAVVTYIVDRNINYTNVCACGCRFCAFFRPPGHAEGYVLSREQLAAKVAETVALGGYQILLQGGMHPDLRLDFYTGMLAFLRDRFPEVAVHGFSPPEIVFLARMEGLSIAEVLAELKASGLASLPGGGAEILSDPIRGSVSPNKCPADEWIAVMAEAHKQGLRSTATMVIGLGETIEHRLEHLSRIRDLQDATGGFTAFIPWTFQPGNTALAVPEASSWEYLRTLALARLFLDNVPNIQASWVTQGPMIGQTALYFGANDFGSTMIEENVVAAAGVRFRMEEDELCRLAVKAGFEPVRRNMDYSRREGS, translated from the coding sequence ATGCCTGATCGCGCCATCGGCCGCATAAGCCTGGCTGAAGCCCGGGCCCTGTGGGAGGACGAGGACGTCTTCTCCCTCGGGAAAAAAGCCCACGCCGCCAGGATGGCCCTGCATCCCGAAGCGGTCGTCACCTATATCGTGGACCGCAACATCAACTACACCAACGTCTGCGCCTGCGGCTGCCGGTTCTGCGCCTTTTTCCGGCCGCCGGGGCACGCCGAGGGCTACGTCCTCAGCCGGGAGCAGCTGGCGGCGAAGGTGGCCGAAACGGTGGCCCTTGGCGGCTACCAGATCTTGCTCCAGGGCGGGATGCACCCGGATCTGCGCCTGGATTTCTATACCGGCATGCTGGCCTTTTTGCGGGACCGGTTTCCGGAGGTGGCGGTGCACGGCTTCTCGCCGCCGGAAATCGTGTTCCTGGCCCGGATGGAAGGCCTGTCCATAGCCGAGGTGCTGGCCGAACTCAAGGCTTCGGGCCTGGCCTCCCTGCCGGGCGGCGGAGCCGAGATCCTGTCCGACCCCATCCGGGGGAGTGTTTCTCCCAACAAGTGCCCGGCTGACGAGTGGATCGCGGTCATGGCCGAAGCCCACAAGCAAGGCCTTCGCAGCACGGCCACCATGGTCATCGGCCTGGGCGAGACCATCGAACACCGGCTCGAACACCTTTCGCGCATCCGGGACCTGCAGGATGCAACCGGCGGATTCACGGCCTTTATTCCCTGGACCTTCCAGCCCGGCAACACGGCCCTTGCCGTGCCCGAGGCCTCGTCCTGGGAATACCTGCGAACCCTCGCCCTCGCGCGCCTTTTTCTCGACAACGTGCCGAACATCCAGGCCTCCTGGGTGACTCAGGGGCCGATGATCGGCCAGACGGCCCTCTATTTCGGGGCCAACGACTTCGGCTCGACCATGATCGAGGAAAACGTGGTGGCCGCGGCCGGGGTCCGGTTCCGCATGGAAGAGGACGAGCTGTGCCGCCTGGCCGTCAAGGCCGGGTTCGAGCCGGTCAGGCGCAACATGGACTATTCCCGGCGCGAAGGCTCCTGA
- a CDS encoding CoA-binding protein — MLYSETTLTDMLAPGKTIAVVGAKDRPGTAVDMVGRYLITAGFRVVPVHPARASVWGIPARKTLAEVDGPIDIVDLFRAAPSCPGHAAEVLALAHRPACFWMQSGIRSAEARELLAPHGVAVVEDRCIMVEHRRLWG, encoded by the coding sequence ATGCTTTACAGTGAAACCACCCTGACGGACATGCTGGCCCCGGGCAAGACCATTGCCGTGGTCGGGGCCAAGGACCGTCCCGGCACGGCCGTGGACATGGTCGGCCGCTACCTGATCACCGCCGGCTTCCGGGTCGTCCCGGTCCATCCGGCCCGGGCCTCGGTCTGGGGCATTCCCGCGCGCAAGACCCTGGCCGAGGTCGACGGCCCCATCGACATCGTGGACCTCTTTCGGGCCGCGCCGAGTTGTCCGGGCCATGCCGCAGAGGTCCTGGCCCTGGCCCACCGGCCGGCCTGCTTCTGGATGCAGTCCGGCATCCGCAGCGCCGAAGCCCGGGAGCTGCTCGCGCCCCACGGCGTCGCCGTGGTGGAAGACCGGTGCATCATGGTTGAACACCGCCGCCTTTGGGGATAA
- a CDS encoding YkgJ family cysteine cluster protein, with the protein MPPLVAFICRRCGHCCQGEGGIVLSGSDIDRLAGHLRLSAEAMLSRYAEHVGGKNRLVTGPDKACIFYDQGCAIHPARPDVCRAWPFFRGNIIDAESHAMAAEDCPGINPEASHAEFARQGSVYLHSRGLARARGPGVPEALADIPTPTEEPDHGPSRFDAS; encoded by the coding sequence ATGCCGCCACTTGTCGCCTTCATCTGCCGCCGCTGCGGCCACTGTTGCCAGGGAGAAGGCGGCATCGTCCTTTCCGGAAGCGACATCGACCGTCTGGCCGGGCACCTGCGTCTCTCGGCCGAGGCCATGCTGTCCCGGTACGCCGAGCACGTCGGCGGCAAAAACCGCCTCGTGACCGGGCCGGACAAGGCTTGCATCTTTTACGACCAGGGCTGCGCCATCCATCCGGCCCGGCCGGACGTCTGCCGAGCCTGGCCGTTTTTCCGGGGCAACATCATCGACGCCGAAAGCCATGCCATGGCCGCCGAGGACTGCCCGGGCATCAATCCCGAGGCGTCCCACGCCGAATTCGCCCGGCAGGGCTCCGTCTATCTCCACAGTCGGGGCCTGGCCCGGGCCCGTGGGCCCGGCGTGCCCGAGGCCCTGGCCGACATCCCGACGCCCACCGAGGAACCGGATCATGGCCCCAGCCGATTCGATGCGTCTTGA
- a CDS encoding J domain-containing protein: protein MAPADSMRLDEAQTLLGVSSADDLEAIKSAYRKLAFHLHPDLHPDDPGAKRKFQRLNEAYLLLRHFHANRDKAPGPEKQAGPAKGTKPGATRNPPPGPSPGQAHRERQGRATYTQASRQNADAGFYFRREEVLQDLLKDPFARQVFQDIYQQVKKSAATGPVTAKGPRKVSFHWGEKAVSLDISKGFMGSIKEYFRRQLDDEQTVHLPATSLFPGTRIRVGIRHGLGNAKPTMVEVTLPPDFVVGRPIRLKGMGRRIGPMRGDLYLRLLAK from the coding sequence ATGGCCCCAGCCGATTCGATGCGTCTTGACGAGGCCCAGACCCTTCTTGGCGTCTCGTCGGCCGATGACCTCGAGGCCATCAAATCCGCCTACCGCAAGCTGGCCTTCCACCTCCATCCGGACCTGCACCCGGACGACCCCGGGGCCAAGCGCAAGTTCCAGCGCCTAAACGAAGCCTACCTGCTCCTGCGCCATTTCCACGCCAACCGCGACAAGGCGCCGGGTCCGGAAAAACAGGCCGGCCCGGCCAAGGGCACCAAGCCCGGGGCCACCCGCAACCCCCCGCCCGGCCCCAGCCCGGGACAGGCCCACCGCGAACGCCAGGGCCGGGCCACCTATACGCAAGCCTCCAGGCAGAACGCGGACGCGGGCTTCTATTTTCGCCGCGAGGAGGTCTTGCAGGACCTGCTCAAGGACCCCTTCGCCCGGCAGGTGTTCCAGGACATCTACCAGCAGGTGAAAAAGTCGGCCGCAACCGGCCCGGTCACGGCCAAGGGGCCGCGCAAGGTCTCGTTCCACTGGGGAGAAAAAGCGGTATCCCTTGATATTTCCAAGGGATTCATGGGATCTATCAAGGAATACTTCAGGAGACAGCTCGACGACGAGCAGACCGTGCATCTGCCGGCCACCAGCCTTTTCCCGGGCACCCGCATCCGGGTCGGCATCCGCCATGGCCTGGGCAACGCCAAGCCGACCATGGTGGAGGTCACCCTGCCCCCGGATTTCGTGGTGGGCCGGCCGATCCGCCTCAAGGGCATGGGCCGGCGCATCGGCCCCATGCGCGGCGACCTGTACCTGCGTCTTCTGGCCAAATAG
- a CDS encoding C40 family peptidase, which produces MHQGKKRSRSGAPWLCVFLAVSGCWGLWPPGPNAVHAAGPDDTGGLAGLTADFPWRDTLPQSPVPSSAWYGNPKLGSWGPKSAVYPAVAVPAGVDAVAWKRQRVAIVAERYQGLSYRHHHIPAYDPPGEGPGLDCSNFTSWVYNYGLGVRFTSAIASQADGPKAPGRRLGPDEPFAVGDLLFITTRNRSRVSHVVVWLGDGRIIDSHKEGVRIRTLTGWYKDCFSHARRVIE; this is translated from the coding sequence ATGCACCAGGGAAAAAAGCGGTCCCGTAGCGGCGCGCCGTGGTTGTGCGTCTTTCTGGCCGTGTCCGGATGCTGGGGGTTGTGGCCGCCCGGGCCAAACGCCGTCCACGCGGCCGGACCGGACGATACCGGCGGGCTGGCCGGCCTGACCGCCGATTTCCCCTGGCGCGACACGCTGCCCCAGTCGCCGGTTCCCTCGTCCGCCTGGTACGGCAATCCCAAGCTCGGTTCCTGGGGGCCCAAGTCCGCCGTCTATCCGGCGGTGGCGGTGCCGGCCGGCGTCGATGCCGTGGCCTGGAAACGCCAACGCGTGGCCATCGTAGCCGAGCGTTACCAGGGCCTTTCCTACCGGCACCACCACATACCGGCCTATGATCCGCCGGGGGAGGGGCCGGGGCTCGACTGCTCGAACTTCACGTCCTGGGTCTACAACTACGGTCTGGGGGTCCGTTTCACCTCGGCCATCGCCTCCCAGGCCGACGGCCCCAAGGCCCCGGGCCGGCGGCTCGGCCCGGATGAACCCTTCGCCGTCGGAGACCTCCTTTTCATCACGACCCGGAACCGGTCCCGAGTTTCCCATGTGGTCGTCTGGCTCGGCGACGGCCGCATCATCGATTCCCACAAAGAAGGGGTGCGGATCCGGACATTGACGGGCTGGTACAAGGACTGTTTCTCCCACGCCCGGCGCGTCATCGAATAA
- a CDS encoding DUF2087 domain-containing protein, whose translation MSRESLPFCVDDISVLAKALRTRLLAGEAVPGHVELLNILARSAGCRNFQHFRAKAMARDRLAAPRTPADAVDLARVTAVARHFDAKGRLLRWPSKRNHQLLCLWALWAGIPPRQTFDERGITGHLQARHLFGDPALLRRELCDLGLLARTADCREYRRVEQRPPAEARALVRHLEQAGEETLRLLSA comes from the coding sequence ATGTCCAGAGAATCCTTGCCTTTTTGCGTGGACGACATCTCGGTCCTGGCCAAGGCCCTGCGGACCCGGCTGCTTGCCGGCGAAGCAGTGCCCGGCCATGTCGAGCTTCTAAATATCCTGGCCCGGTCGGCCGGATGCCGCAACTTCCAGCACTTCCGGGCCAAGGCCATGGCCCGGGACCGCCTCGCCGCCCCACGGACGCCGGCCGACGCCGTGGACCTGGCCCGGGTGACCGCCGTGGCCCGCCATTTTGACGCCAAAGGTCGGCTCCTCCGCTGGCCGTCCAAACGCAATCACCAGCTCCTGTGCCTGTGGGCCCTTTGGGCCGGCATCCCGCCGCGACAGACCTTTGACGAACGCGGCATCACCGGGCATCTGCAGGCCCGCCACCTGTTCGGCGACCCGGCCCTCCTGCGTCGGGAACTGTGCGACCTGGGACTCCTTGCCCGCACGGCCGATTGCCGGGAATACCGGCGCGTCGAGCAGCGGCCCCCGGCCGAGGCCAGGGCCCTTGTCCGGCATCTGGAGCAGGCGGGGGAGGAAACCCTTCGCCTGCTCTCCGCCTGA
- a CDS encoding SufB/SufD family protein, with the protein MEKINLKDFRFSGSQLGEIADLRQLDPADKAEMLMSGVDVEERERAGTYLQVDHGRVHCKSLQKGVEILDIKEALAKYDGLPGYFWTQVDPDKDEFTRSAAENLHGGYFVRTEKGAKITEPVQSCLFLKGDMVGQNVHNVVIVEDDSELHIITGCSVAHGSKGAAHLGISEFFVGKNAKLTFTMIHNWAESTVVRPRTGGVVDEGGVFINNYVLLKPVKDLQSYPAIRLNGKGAVARFNSVIVAPKGSYVDSGSRIELNAPDTKGEIISRTIASGGTIVARGFIGGNSVPAKGHLECKGLILGGGVIHAIPELLGSVDGVELSHEAAVGKIAQEEIEYLMARGLDENEATSTIVRGFLNVDIMGLPQELKDVIEKTISESEKDMF; encoded by the coding sequence ATGGAAAAGATCAATCTCAAGGATTTCCGGTTCAGCGGCTCCCAGCTTGGCGAAATAGCCGACCTGCGCCAGCTCGACCCGGCGGACAAGGCCGAGATGCTCATGTCCGGCGTGGATGTGGAAGAGCGCGAACGGGCCGGCACCTACCTGCAGGTGGACCACGGCCGGGTCCACTGCAAGAGCCTGCAAAAAGGCGTCGAGATCCTGGACATCAAGGAAGCCCTGGCCAAGTACGACGGCCTGCCCGGCTACTTCTGGACCCAGGTCGACCCGGACAAGGACGAGTTCACCCGGTCGGCCGCCGAGAACCTGCACGGCGGCTATTTCGTGCGCACGGAAAAAGGGGCCAAGATCACCGAGCCGGTGCAGTCGTGCCTTTTTCTCAAGGGCGACATGGTCGGCCAGAACGTCCACAACGTGGTCATCGTGGAGGACGATTCCGAACTCCACATCATCACCGGCTGTTCAGTGGCCCACGGTTCCAAAGGTGCGGCCCACCTCGGCATCTCGGAATTTTTCGTGGGCAAAAACGCCAAGCTGACCTTTACCATGATCCACAACTGGGCCGAGTCCACGGTGGTGCGGCCCCGGACCGGCGGCGTGGTGGACGAGGGCGGCGTCTTCATCAACAACTACGTCCTCCTCAAACCCGTCAAGGACCTGCAGTCCTACCCGGCCATCCGCCTGAACGGCAAAGGGGCCGTGGCCCGGTTCAACTCCGTCATCGTCGCGCCCAAGGGCTCGTACGTGGATTCCGGCAGCCGCATCGAACTCAATGCCCCGGACACCAAGGGCGAGATCATCTCGCGCACCATCGCCTCGGGCGGCACCATCGTGGCCCGGGGGTTCATCGGCGGCAATTCCGTGCCGGCCAAGGGGCACCTGGAGTGCAAGGGGCTCATCCTCGGCGGCGGCGTCATCCACGCCATCCCGGAACTCCTCGGCTCGGTGGACGGCGTGGAGCTGTCCCACGAGGCGGCCGTCGGCAAGATCGCCCAGGAAGAGATCGAATACCTGATGGCCCGGGGGCTTGACGAGAACGAGGCCACTTCCACCATCGTGCGCGGCTTTTTGAACGTCGACATCATGGGGCTGCCCCAGGAACTCAAGGACGTCATCGAGAAGACGATTTCCGAGAGCGAGAAGGATATGTTCTAG
- a CDS encoding ABC transporter ATP-binding protein: protein MLRIEDLHVKIGDRQVLSGINLHIAENETFILFGPNGSGKTTLLMTLMGFGNYEITKGRILFRGHDITHAPIYERARLGIGMSFQRPPTIHGLKTRHLVGMCARDADVDVDKLAKKVNMDEFLERDINAGFSGGEIKRSELLQLMAQKPYLLLFDEPESGVDLENMKLIGSTVREVLTGGIEPRAGSSMKEQRVRKRPVSGLIITHTGYILEYVNADRGQVLFNGHLCCEANPRDILDHIGHYGYQECVRCLQ from the coding sequence ATGCTTCGCATCGAAGATCTGCACGTCAAAATCGGCGACCGGCAAGTGCTCTCCGGCATCAACCTGCACATCGCCGAGAACGAAACCTTCATCCTGTTCGGCCCCAACGGTTCGGGCAAGACCACCTTGCTTATGACCCTCATGGGCTTTGGCAACTACGAAATCACCAAAGGCCGCATCCTTTTTCGCGGCCACGACATCACCCACGCCCCGATCTACGAGCGGGCCCGTCTTGGCATCGGCATGTCGTTCCAGCGTCCGCCGACCATTCATGGCCTCAAAACCCGCCATCTGGTCGGCATGTGCGCCCGCGACGCCGACGTGGACGTGGACAAGCTGGCGAAAAAGGTCAACATGGACGAGTTCCTGGAGCGCGATATCAATGCCGGCTTTTCCGGCGGCGAGATCAAGCGGTCCGAACTCCTCCAGCTCATGGCCCAAAAGCCCTACCTGCTCCTTTTCGACGAACCCGAGTCCGGCGTGGACCTGGAAAACATGAAGCTGATCGGCTCCACGGTCCGCGAGGTCCTGACCGGCGGCATTGAGCCGAGAGCCGGGTCCAGCATGAAGGAGCAGCGGGTGCGCAAGCGCCCGGTGTCCGGACTCATCATCACCCACACCGGCTACATCCTCGAATACGTCAACGCCGACCGGGGACAGGTGCTTTTTAACGGCCATCTGTGCTGCGAGGCCAATCCCCGCGACATCCTGGACCACATCGGCCACTACGGCTACCAGGAATGCGTCCGGTGCCTGCAATAG
- a CDS encoding response regulator, with product MLHILLAEDDPNHATLARQALEEEGHIITSVPDGKRALEAMDHDAFDLVLLDMRLPEVDGREFIGRVRQGQCWYADIPIVVLTGYGLRQHLDFFSHFGVRDYLSKPYDCDELATIIRSYDSH from the coding sequence ATGTTGCATATTTTGCTCGCCGAGGATGATCCCAATCACGCCACCCTGGCCAGGCAGGCCTTGGAAGAAGAAGGGCACATCATCACGTCCGTGCCGGATGGCAAGCGGGCGCTCGAAGCCATGGACCACGACGCCTTTGACCTGGTCCTGCTCGACATGCGCCTGCCCGAGGTGGATGGCCGTGAATTCATCGGCCGGGTCCGCCAGGGGCAATGCTGGTACGCCGACATTCCCATCGTGGTCCTGACCGGCTACGGCCTGCGCCAGCACCTGGACTTTTTCTCCCACTTCGGCGTCAGGGACTACCTTTCCAAGCCCTACGACTGCGACGAACTGGCCACCATCATCCGCTCCTACGATTCCCACTGA